From the genome of Halorussus caseinilyticus, one region includes:
- a CDS encoding AN1-type zinc finger domain-containing protein, whose translation MGTCKRCGERMTGDRSCSYCGNTYCPEHQLPEKHDCSGVKNWDTEGERFDSGFGKSDD comes from the coding sequence ATGGGCACCTGCAAGCGATGTGGCGAGAGAATGACGGGCGACCGAAGTTGCTCGTACTGCGGCAACACCTACTGCCCGGAACATCAACTGCCCGAGAAACACGACTGTTCGGGCGTCAAAAACTGGGACACCGAGGGCGAGCGCTTCGACAGCGGATTCGGCAAGTCCGACGACTAG
- a CDS encoding formate/nitrite transporter family protein: MTVAPDPAEIFDRAVEEGERRLDQSLLELVATSFIAGFTVVFGVVALGIVEALVEPRYGHGAAKLAGSLAFGVALVFLVVGRTELFNENFFDPVAKAVAADDSWLVGPLVRLWTVTFALNFVGGSLFVAVLSVEGALPTGTPDALVGFAHEFVHRRTQAEFVKGIVGGTLVTLLSYLLEAVDSVGSRIALAYVVGVLLTLGVFDHVIVTMLHVVFGMFLGASIGLGELAVTTAVVTAGNLVGGLGLVTLTHVAQWKGARESDG, from the coding sequence GTGACCGTCGCTCCCGACCCCGCAGAGATTTTCGACCGGGCGGTCGAGGAGGGCGAGCGCCGCCTCGACCAGTCGCTACTCGAACTCGTCGCGACCAGTTTCATCGCCGGGTTCACCGTCGTCTTCGGCGTCGTGGCGCTCGGCATCGTGGAGGCGCTCGTCGAACCGCGCTACGGCCACGGTGCCGCCAAACTCGCGGGGTCGCTCGCGTTCGGTGTCGCGCTGGTCTTCCTCGTCGTCGGCCGGACCGAACTCTTCAACGAGAACTTCTTCGACCCGGTTGCGAAGGCAGTCGCGGCCGACGACTCGTGGCTGGTCGGCCCGCTCGTCCGCCTGTGGACCGTCACGTTCGCGCTCAACTTCGTCGGCGGTAGTCTCTTCGTCGCCGTCCTGTCCGTCGAGGGCGCGCTTCCGACCGGGACGCCGGACGCCCTCGTCGGTTTCGCCCACGAGTTCGTCCACCGCCGGACGCAGGCCGAGTTCGTGAAGGGCATCGTCGGCGGGACGCTGGTCACTCTGCTGTCGTACCTCCTCGAAGCGGTCGACAGCGTGGGGAGTCGAATCGCCTTGGCCTACGTCGTCGGCGTTCTCCTGACGCTCGGCGTCTTCGACCACGTTATCGTCACGATGCTCCACGTCGTCTTCGGCATGTTCCTCGGCGCGAGCATCGGTCTCGGCGAGTTGGCCGTGACGACGGCCGTCGTCACGGCCGGAAACCTCGTCGGGGGTCTCGGGTTGGTGACGCTCACGCACGTCGCCCAGTGGAAGGGTGCCCGCGAGTCCGACGGGTGA
- a CDS encoding UPF0146 family protein — protein MRHRTNRALIGRLSEFERLVEVGVGNRTDVAAGLADAGKRVVATDVHPREVPDGVRFERDDVFDPDPAVYRDAEAVYALNLPPELHRPTLEVARRTDAAFLFTTLGGDQPAIPVSRETIPGETVFIARE, from the coding sequence ATGCGACACCGGACCAATCGGGCGCTCATCGGTCGTCTCTCGGAGTTCGAACGCCTCGTGGAGGTGGGCGTCGGAAACCGGACCGACGTGGCGGCCGGACTCGCAGACGCCGGGAAACGAGTCGTTGCGACCGACGTACACCCCCGCGAAGTGCCCGATGGCGTCCGCTTCGAGCGTGACGACGTGTTCGACCCCGACCCGGCGGTCTACCGGGACGCCGAGGCGGTCTACGCGCTGAACCTCCCGCCGGAACTCCACCGGCCGACGCTGGAAGTCGCCCGACGCACGGACGCCGCCTTCCTGTTCACGACGCTCGGCGGCGACCAACCCGCGATTCCGGTCTCCCGCGAGACGATTCCGGGCGAGACGGTTTTCATCGCGCGGGAGTAA